In one Pseudoliparis swirei isolate HS2019 ecotype Mariana Trench chromosome 23, NWPU_hadal_v1, whole genome shotgun sequence genomic region, the following are encoded:
- the gfap gene encoding glial fibrillary acidic protein, with amino-acid sequence MESQRVQSSYRKRFGPQGSGGTGVRIGSLSSNRLSWHGPPRNLTYSSPMSRISLGSGHASLLLGSPVDRLDFSADSLMKAQYKETRTNEKIEMMGLNDRFASFIEKVRVLEQQNQVLLAELSQMKGKEPSRLGDIYQEELRELRRQVDALTSGKARQEIETDNLAADVATLKQSLQDEIGLRKDAENNLTAYRQDVDEAAVNRVQLERKIDALQEEINFLKKTHEEELRELHEQNMAQQVHVELDVSKPDLTSALRDIRVQYETMASSNMQETEDWYRSKFADLTDAAHRNSEALRLAKQEANEYRRQLQAVTCDLESLRGANESLERQLREMEDRFAMETAGYQDTVSRLEEDIHSLKGEMARHLQEYQNLLNIKLALDIEIATYRKLLEGEESRIIIPAHSFSNLQFRDTNLDTKTREPHVKKRILVRTVETRDGEIIKESTTEHNDLP; translated from the exons AtggagagtcagagagtccaGTCCTCGTACAGGAAGCGTTTTGGGCCTCAGGGCTCGGGCGGCACGGGAGTCCGAATTGGGAGCCTCTCTTCCAACCGCCTCTCCTGGCACGGCCCCCCTCGCAACCTCACCTACTCCAGCCCCATGTCCCGGATCTCATTGGGCTCCGGCCACGCCTCCCTGCTGCTGGGGAGCCCCGTGGACCGGCTGGACTTCTCCGCTGACTCCCTGATGAAGGCCCAGTACAAGGAGACGCGCACCAACGAGAAGATCGAGATGATGGGCCTGAATGACCGCTTCGCCAGCTTCATCGAGAAGGTGCGCGTCCTGGAGCAGCAGAACCAGGTGCTGTTGGCCGAGCTGAGCCAGATGAAGGGCAAGGAGCCCAGCCGCCTGGGGGACATCTaccaggaggagctgagggagcTGCGCAGGCAGGTGGACGCTCTCACTTCGGGCAAAGCTCGCCAGGAGATAGAGACGGACAACCTGGCCGCAGATGTGGCCACGCTCAAGCAGAG TTTGCAAGATGAGATCGGCCTCCGAAAGGATGCAGAGAACAATCTGACTGCCTACAGACAG GACGTGGATGAGGCGGCTGTCAACCGGGTCCAGTTAGAGAGGAAGATCGATGCCCTGCAGGAAGAGATCAACTTCCTGAAGAAGACTCATGAGGAG GAGCTGCGTGAGTTACATGAGCAGAACATGGCCCAACAGGTGCACGTTGAGCTGGATGTATCCAAACCAGACCTGACTTCTGCTCTGAGGGACATCAGGGTCCAATATGAAACCATGGCCTCCTCAAACATGCAGGAGACGGAGGACTGGTACCGATCCAAG TTTGCTGACCTGACAGATGCGGCCCATCGAAACTCAGAAGCCCTGCGCCTGGCCAAACAGGAGGCCAATGAGTACCGGCGTCAGCTTCAAGCCGTGACCTGCGACCTCGAGTCTCTCAGAGGGGCA AACGAGTCTCTGGAACGCCAGCTCCGGGAGATGGAGGACCGCTTCGCCATGGAGACGGCTGGTTACCAGGATACGGTgagccgcctggaggaggacatcCACTCTCTGAAGGGTGAGATGGCGAGACACCTGCAGGAGTACCAGAACCTCCTCAACATCAAGCTGGCCCTGGACATCGAGATCGCCACCTACAGGAAGctgctggagggggaggagagcag gATCATCATTCCAGCTCACAGCTTTTCCAACCTGCAGTTTAGAG ATACTAACCTGGACACTAAAACCCGGGAGCCGCACGTGAAGAAGCGCATCCTGGTCCGAACTGTGGAGACCAGAGATGGGGAG ATCATTAAGGAATCAACGACGGAACACAACGATCTTCCATAA